The following are encoded in a window of Carya illinoinensis cultivar Pawnee chromosome 15, C.illinoinensisPawnee_v1, whole genome shotgun sequence genomic DNA:
- the LOC122297068 gene encoding protein MRG1-like isoform X2, protein MGSSKTGATDSSATESDITKTETDMEIDGDDGDCPPDTDSCPFSEGEKVLAFHSVRIYEAKIEYQMEWRFFVHYSGWSKKWDEWVGVDRLMKFTEENVQKQQALNKKQSFEKNTRASLIKPKSSHMARAKKRKTDLVSKEDGNLLLDRLVNIQLPPPLKKQLVDDCEFITHLGKLVKLPRTPNVDDILRKYLDYRMKKDGLIADSVGEVLKGLRCYFDKVLPVMLLYKSERQQYDEAISDDVSPSTVYGAEHLLRLFVKLPELLYHANIEEETLMELQQKLIDFLKFLQKHQSTFFLSTYHVPEDIEMSTNK, encoded by the exons ATGGGAAGCTCAAAGACTGGGGCTACTGATTCCTCCGCCACCGAGTCCGACATCACCAAGACCGAGACCGACATGGAAATTGACGGCGACGACGGCGATTGCCCTCCTGACACTGATTCCTGCCCCTTCTCAGAAGGAGAAAAGGTCCTTGCTTTCCATAGCGTCCGCATATACGAAGCCAAG ATTGAATACCAGATGGAGTGGAGGTTTTTTGTTCATTATTCT GGATGGAGCAAAAA ATGGGATGAATGGGTAGGTGTGGATCGCCTGATGAAGTTTACTGAGGAAAATGTGCAGAAACAGCAGGCCCTCAATAAGAAGCAATCATTTGAGAAGAATACACGTGCATCACTGATTAAACCAAAAAGTTCCCACA TGGCAAGAGCCAAGAAGCGAAAGACTGACCTTGTTAGTAAG GAGGATGGCAATTTACTCTTGGACAGGCTGGTGAACATTCAACTCCCACCTCCGCTAAAGAAACAATTGGTTGACGATTGTGAATTTATTACTCATTTAGGCAAG CTTGTTAAACTTCCACGTACCCCAAATGTTGATGACATATTGAGGAAGTATCTGGATTATAGGATGAAGAAGGATGGCTT AATAGCTGATTCTGTTGGAGAAGTTCTGAAAGGATTACGTTGTTACTTCGACAAAGTATTGCCAGTGATGCTTCTATACAAAAGTGAGCGTCAGCAATATGATGAAGCAATTTCAGATGATGTCTCTCCTTCAACTGTATATGGTGCTGAACATCTTTTACGCCTTTTCG TTAAGTTGCCCGAGTTATTGTACCATGCCAACATTGAAGAGGAGACATTGATGGAACTGCAGCAGAAATTAATTGACTTTCTCAA GTTTTTACAGAAGCATCAGAGtacatttttcctctctacGTACCACGTACCAGAAGATATTGAAATGAGCACCAACAAATAA
- the LOC122295444 gene encoding F-box protein GID2-like, translating into MKRALAASESMEGAGEDKKMKKIRVEEEEEGEIGSGFVNLDENLLYEVFKHVDARTLGAASCVSKLWHRTAQDERLWELICTRHWANIGCANHQLRSVVLALGGFRRLHSLYIWRLSKPQSSAGSSSSSSSSASPSSWASFPSMIGSKPPIRWGKDEVNLSLSLLSIRYYEKMNFKNGGR; encoded by the coding sequence ATGAAGCGTGCACTCGCAGCTAGTGAATCTATGGAGGGTGCTGGGGAAgacaagaagatgaagaagattagagttgaggaagaggaagaaggggAAATTGGAAGTGGGTTTGTGAATCTGGATGAAAATCTGCTGTACGAGGTGTTTAAACACGTTGACGCGAGGACGCTGGGTGCGGCGTCGTGCGTGAGCAAGCTTTGGCACCGGACGGCGCAGGATGAGCGTCTCTGGGAACTGATTTGCACCAGGCACTGGGCTAACATCGGCTGCGCCAATCATCAGCTCCGATCCGTGGTCCTCGCTCTCGGGGGATTCCGTCGCCTCCACTCCCTTTACATCTGGCGTCTCTCCAAGCCCCAATCGTCAGCCGGCTCGTCGTCGTCTTCCTCTTCATCGGCTTCACCATCGTCTTGGGCGTCTTTCCCGTCGATGATCGGATCGAAGCCGCCGATTCGTtggggaaaagatgaggtcaaTCTCTCGCTGTCACTCCTCTCCATTCGCTACTACGAGAAGATGAATTTCAAGAATGGAGGCAGATGA
- the LOC122297068 gene encoding protein MRG2-like isoform X1: MGSSKTGATDSSATESDITKTETDMEIDGDDGDCPPDTDSCPFSEGEKVLAFHSVRIYEAKVTKIEYQMEWRFFVHYSGWSKKWDEWVGVDRLMKFTEENVQKQQALNKKQSFEKNTRASLIKPKSSHMARAKKRKTDLVSKEDGNLLLDRLVNIQLPPPLKKQLVDDCEFITHLGKLVKLPRTPNVDDILRKYLDYRMKKDGLIADSVGEVLKGLRCYFDKVLPVMLLYKSERQQYDEAISDDVSPSTVYGAEHLLRLFVKLPELLYHANIEEETLMELQQKLIDFLKFLQKHQSTFFLSTYHVPEDIEMSTNK, encoded by the exons ATGGGAAGCTCAAAGACTGGGGCTACTGATTCCTCCGCCACCGAGTCCGACATCACCAAGACCGAGACCGACATGGAAATTGACGGCGACGACGGCGATTGCCCTCCTGACACTGATTCCTGCCCCTTCTCAGAAGGAGAAAAGGTCCTTGCTTTCCATAGCGTCCGCATATACGAAGCCAAG GTGACAAAGATTGAATACCAGATGGAGTGGAGGTTTTTTGTTCATTATTCT GGATGGAGCAAAAA ATGGGATGAATGGGTAGGTGTGGATCGCCTGATGAAGTTTACTGAGGAAAATGTGCAGAAACAGCAGGCCCTCAATAAGAAGCAATCATTTGAGAAGAATACACGTGCATCACTGATTAAACCAAAAAGTTCCCACA TGGCAAGAGCCAAGAAGCGAAAGACTGACCTTGTTAGTAAG GAGGATGGCAATTTACTCTTGGACAGGCTGGTGAACATTCAACTCCCACCTCCGCTAAAGAAACAATTGGTTGACGATTGTGAATTTATTACTCATTTAGGCAAG CTTGTTAAACTTCCACGTACCCCAAATGTTGATGACATATTGAGGAAGTATCTGGATTATAGGATGAAGAAGGATGGCTT AATAGCTGATTCTGTTGGAGAAGTTCTGAAAGGATTACGTTGTTACTTCGACAAAGTATTGCCAGTGATGCTTCTATACAAAAGTGAGCGTCAGCAATATGATGAAGCAATTTCAGATGATGTCTCTCCTTCAACTGTATATGGTGCTGAACATCTTTTACGCCTTTTCG TTAAGTTGCCCGAGTTATTGTACCATGCCAACATTGAAGAGGAGACATTGATGGAACTGCAGCAGAAATTAATTGACTTTCTCAA GTTTTTACAGAAGCATCAGAGtacatttttcctctctacGTACCACGTACCAGAAGATATTGAAATGAGCACCAACAAATAA